The window AATAGAACTTTCCAGGTATTTCTCCGTAATATGGCTGGTTTTTCCATGCGTAATGAGAGTCCCTGCAAGGCCAAGGTTGTGGATTCTTCTCTCCAGCTCATCCCGATCTCCTTCACCATAGAGATGAAGCGACCAGTCGGGATGCTTTTCTGCGACAAGTTTCCATGCCTCGGCCAGGAGATCAAATCCTTTCTGATAGGCGTAACGCCCCACGGCAATCACCCTTTTGTTCGTCAGTGCAGCAGAAACCTCACACTCCATCTCCTGGTAGTTATGGATGACTGCACTATTGTGCAACTCGGGCCACATCTCCTGCTCCTCCCATGTCAAGAAAACGATCTTGTCGAATCGTTTCAACTTGTTTACGTACCTGCGCTCAAGATATCGATGGATCAGCCTGGAGGATTTGCGAATCCTCCAGGATAAGGCCGAATAGGCATTCCTGGTGATGTGAGACTCTCCTATCTTCAGACTCCCGTCACGAAGTTTATGGATAAAATTGCACTCCCGCCGCAGGGTGGAGATTGTAATGTCGGGTTTCGTCTCGATAAGGAAGCGGGTGAATCGCCGCTTGAATTGCAAGTACTTCACCGGATAGGTGAGAATCTTCATCAAGAGCGACCTCTGCTTCGGATTGTCGATAACCACCCCAAGGTCGTAATGGTTGACTCGTGGCGACAACGGATAGTAACAGTCGCGAGCTTGTTGCTCCGAAGTGAGAATGGTGACCTCATAACCGGGCAGGCCGGCCAGGTAATTTGCCTTGCCGGTAATCACCCTTTCAAGCCCTCCTGCAATATAGAGTGAGGGGATGTAATAGACAATTTTCATATCTTGCAGATTATCTGGCTAAAATAGCTCTCCTCGGTTGTCATGCCAATCTCCCTGCCTGTCAATGCCTCATTGACATACTTCGAAGGCACACTCACCTTACGTCTGGCCCCCATCCGGAACCATTCATACTCAATATCAACATGCCCTATATCAATAGCTTGATAACCAATCTTATGCAAATCGTAAGCCAGAACAGTGGCCGTGGGCCCCAACGCCAGCAGAACCAGCACCCCCTTATCCTGTTTTGACACCTCTTCCAGAATGAGGTCATACTTTTCAAATGCATTGAGAGGAGGAGACAAAATGCGTCGGATGGACGCGGCATTGTCGAATAGATCGTTACCCACACCCAGCCGGCTCTTCTCACCCTCTACAACAAGCAGATCGCGCTTATTCCATATCGTTTTCAACATATTGAACCAGCCGGCGCTCTGCTCTTTCAACTTGAAGTCGATGTAGGGTCTCGTAATGAAAGTATTGCCGTAAGTGCGTCCACCCACCAGATATCGGTCCCACAAATCCCCGTAGAGATAGAAATGGGTACGCCAGAAACGCCTGGCACTGCGGGTATACCGGGATAACTCCTCAAACGTGTCGGAGATGCATACCAGGTGACCATCCTGCTGGCTCGCCATCACCTCTTTCAGTCTCTCCGACAACAGTGTCGACTCCTTCTGGAAACGGATCGGCCGCCCCCCGATCAGTAACATCTCACCGTCGCCGAAGCGGCTCACCGAAGCACCGGTTGAAACAATCCTCCGGATGGTCTCATCAATAGAAAGCACATCAGGAATGATCTTTTGCCTTTTCCTGGCGAGCAGGTAGAGCAAGTTATAAAATTCCACGACACAATTGTACCTGATCTTCTCCAGCAAAATAGCCGATAACCCATTCATATCCAAACTTATTAAAAAATTGCATCCAAAATTTTTCCCATCTGGTTTTTCCATGAGAGAGATTGCACAGACTCCCTTATCTGCTCGGGCTGGATAGTCAGACCCGAATAGAACTCAATCACCCGGCCAATATCCAGAGGCGATTCATCGGCCGGGATCTTCAGAATATATGGCTTTCCTTCAAAATCTTCGTCAATTTCAGAATATAGAAACGGGATTCCCCTTACCGCATATTCCCGGTTCTTCAGTGTCTTGATGTGCGTGATGTTGCTTCGGTGACGTCCCAGGCTGCCAACAGCGATATCCGCTTTTGCAAACACTTTGTCCAGCTCCCCGCCAAAGAGGCTGCCGTATAGCAATACATACTCCTCCAGATGATATTTCTCGATCAAGGGCAGAATTTCGTCTCTCTCCCTCTGGCCACTGAATTCTCCCACAATGTGGAAATAGACCTTGCATCCGTTGGCCGATTTCCTGTAGTAATCGGCCAGCCCTGCAACTACCCGGTCGAATCCGTGCCAGAAATGGATCTCGGCCACCCCAATCAGATGGAGTTCACCGGCAGTTGGATGGCGCCGGTTCAATGGAAGCGACTGGAAATCCACACCGTTGGAGACCGATATTGTCCGCTGACCGAAAATTGTCTCCTCATTCGAAAAGGTCACAATGGCAGAGAGCCCTTTAGCCAACCTCCTTCTGAAGAGTCTGTCGATCAGGAGGGAACATTTGCTTCTGAATGTAATATACTCCTGGTCGTACGGGTAGGTAGGCACCTCCATGACTATCTTCACGCCCAGGAGGTTCAGCTGTTTTACAAACCGGATCAGGAAGGGAGAGGCATTGTGTTCCGATCGCATGTAGACCAGACCGACCCGCTGCTCCCGGATATAACGAATCAACGGTCTGTAATCTATCCTTTTCCGGATCTTGGCTACGATTCCGGTTCCCAGGTTTGCCAACACCTTGTTGTCAACCATCCACATCCGGGAACCATCCCGGTTAACGGTGTAGTAACAGTTGACCACTTCGCACCCGCACTCCTTCAACCCTTTCACCTGAGCCAGCTTTTTCTTGCTGATGCCGCTGTGATCGAAGAAGCCGCTGAATGAGAGAAAAAGTACTTTTGTCATATCGTATTCCACAAACTTCCAATCAATTTATCTCCTCTGCAGGAGTTGTTTTATGCCATTCAACAGGTTATACTCCCCGCACAGCTGCAGATAAGCTGCGGAAGAGAAGAGCAAAAGCAACAGATTTACAGCCAGGGAGAGCAGCAGGTGGTCGATCTGCAATAACCGCTCCTTCAGACTGAAGAGGGCAAATATAAGGGCTGACAAAAGGAGCGGGGAAAGCAACACCCCAAAAAACGGTCCAATAGGCAGCCGGAATGTCTTCCTGTACATCTGAAGATAGGCCTGGAAAAAATTAATTGTAAAGGTAACCACTATACACCAGGCTACAGCCTCGAGACTCCGGAACAGGAAGATACCGGCCAGAATGCCGGAAACAGTTGTAACTGCAGAAAAGAGGCCACATATAAAGAGGCTCCGGGTATCGCCTGCCGCCTGGAAGATTGAACCCGATGTGGAGAGGATAATCTGAATTCCTACCGACAACGACAAGATCCTGAAGACGGGAACAGAGGGTTCCCACTGATTTCCAAACACAATCAGGATCAACTCTTTTGCAGAAAAGAACAAAAAGAGAGATAGCGGGAGAGCGATAAAAGCCATTAACCTGACAATCTTCCGATAGGAGCGATCCAGGTAGTTCATATCATTCTGGAAATCCGCAAGAACCGGATGCAATACCGGGGTGATCACATGTGTAATGTTTTGTAACGGCAACATCATCAGGCGGTACGACTTTTCATAATATCCCAGTTGTCCCATCCCCATAAACCTGCCAATCAGCAACTTATCAAGATTTCGACTGAAATAGTTGATGACATTGAAGAGGAACTGATAGATGGAGTAGGAGAAGATCCCCTTAAGAGATTGAACTCCTGTGGTCAGCTTGACTTGAAGTGGAAAACGCCGGATGGTAATGATAAACATCAGGATGGCCGACAATACCGGATTGATCAGCAAGGCAAAGATACCGCCACCTCCCAAGGCGGCTGCGACTGCCAGTCCACCGGTAATGATCTGGACCAGTATCATTCGTTTCGCAATGAACTTGAACTCCTTTTCCTTGTAAAGAAGTGCATTGGGAACAATATTTATCGTATTGAAGAAGATTGAGAGCGTAAGGATGCGACAGATAATTACCAGCTGCCTCGCGTTGTAATATGCCGCTATTGAACCTGCCAAAATAAAAAACAGAAAAGCGACAATCAGTGCTATCCAGAAGGTAAACGAGAAGAGGTTGTCGTAATCCTGTTTTGTAAGTTCCCGATTCTGGATGACCGCCGGGGCTATCCCCAGATCGGTAATCAATCCAAAGAATGTCAGCAGGACAGTCGCCACGGCCACAATCCCGAAATCATCCGGCGAGAGCAACCGGGAGAGGATCGCAACAATCAGCAACGAGATCAACACCCCGATATATTTTGAGATGCCGGTGTAGAGTACGCCTGAGAAGAGAGTCTTTCTGATCTCCATACCTGTTATTGCCGTTTAAATAACTTCTCAATTGTAATCAACCAGGGGAACAGCATTACTGCAATACTCCTTGTCTTCAGGTATGTGAGCAGACGGTGGCGACTGCAATAGATCAGAATATCTACCCGTTGCCGCAACAGCAGCCCCTTGGAATTGTAGATTGCCGGATTGAGCACATAGGAGATGATACGCTCTGCTGTCGCCCTCAACTCCCGGTTTTCGTCGTAAATCTGTTTCAACTCCCGTACTACCGTCAAATAGCCCTCAATATTGCGCTCCGAAAAACGGGTAGTAGTAATCGATCCGCTACGGATCCTCCGTCTGTAGAGGTCCCGTTTCAGACAGGCTACCCTTGTTGCCGAGAGATAGAGCCTTGCCGTAAAAAGCTCATCTTCATGGATAATGTCGGGAAAGAAGAGGATGCTGTTTCGTTTAAGGAAGCCGGCATCGATAAAATTGAGACATACGGATGCCCGGTACAGGTTGTAATCCACCATACGGTTCACCAGCTCAACTCCTGTATATGTCACCAATTCATCAAAGAGGTAAGTTCGCCTGTAGATCGTCTCATCCGTTTCAAGCCCCTCGCTCGAGAATGAGACCGCATCAAAAAAGAGAAAATCGAGTTGCCGGTCAGAAGCCAACCGATAGCACAACCCAAGTGCATCCGGTTCGAGCAGGTCATCACTGTCCATGAAATAGAGATACTCTCCATTGGCAATCTCAACTCCCCGATTCCTGCTCCTTGAAAGCCCACAATTTCCCTGGAGATGGAGATGGATCCTCTCATCTGATGCTGCCAGTCGCCTGATTACGGCAACACTGTCGTCAGTAGATCCATCATCGATGACGATGATCTCGATCTCCTTCAGGCTCTGATTTAAAATGGAGCCAAGCGCCTCTCCCACAAACTCAGCGGTATTGTATACCGGCATGATCACACTCACCTTCGGCCGGTCTATCTCTCTATCCTGATCCATTGCTCTTTTCTCTGGTCATACCGTTTTACAACCTGTGCCGGATTACCCGCGGCAACGCAGTATGATGGAATATCCTTTGTTACTACAGATCCGGCACCTATCACCACATGCTCACCGATATGCACACCTGCCAAGATGGTGCTGTTGGCCCCGATCCAGACATCATTCCCGATGACGATCCCGGCAGTTGTCACTCCCTGATTGACAATCTCGGTTGTAACATCCATATAGACATGATTCAATGCCGCTATCACCACATGCTGGGCGATGATCACGTTGTTGCCGATTTTTGCGGGACCAATCAATGTATTGCCAATTCCTACCCGTGTATTGTCTCCGATAATGATATCCCCCACCGCATTGTTGACCACAGTGAAATCTTCCACCACCGTATTCCGTCCGATTTGAAACTTGCGGAACGGGACTATGTCACACCTTACACTCCGGCAGATCACTGCCCCCTTTCCCCTCTTGATGTATAGAAACTGGAAAAGGCGTAACCAGAACCTGGGCCTGATCTTCACCGGATGTATCATCATATCCAGTACGATCCTCTTCAACCGTGGATTCTCCATTATGATCTCCTTGATTCTACTCATCTTTTTTTTGCTGTTAATTATCATGTTGTCGCGTATGTATGAAGGTCCGGTTCGCCCCCTTCATCCTGAATAGATTTATCCCCATCAGCACAAACAGGTGGGGGACCTTGATCAACGCCCTTTTCAGTCGCTTATCCACCATCTCGTCGGGTATTGCCGCAC of the Petrimonas mucosa genome contains:
- a CDS encoding glycosyltransferase family 4 protein — its product is MKIVYYIPSLYIAGGLERVITGKANYLAGLPGYEVTILTSEQQARDCYYPLSPRVNHYDLGVVIDNPKQRSLLMKILTYPVKYLQFKRRFTRFLIETKPDITISTLRRECNFIHKLRDGSLKIGESHITRNAYSALSWRIRKSSRLIHRYLERRYVNKLKRFDKIVFLTWEEQEMWPELHNSAVIHNYQEMECEVSAALTNKRVIAVGRYAYQKGFDLLAEAWKLVAEKHPDWSLHLYGEGDRDELERRIHNLGLAGTLITHGKTSHITEKYLESSIFVLSSRYEGFGLVLTEAMSCGVPPVSFACPTGPRDIITDGLDGLLVKNGDIAGLAEKICYLIENEDIRREMGRNARESVKRFKKENIMSQWMDLFEELIGVTK
- a CDS encoding SP_1767 family glycosyltransferase, which codes for MDMNGLSAILLEKIRYNCVVEFYNLLYLLARKRQKIIPDVLSIDETIRRIVSTGASVSRFGDGEMLLIGGRPIRFQKESTLLSERLKEVMASQQDGHLVCISDTFEELSRYTRSARRFWRTHFYLYGDLWDRYLVGGRTYGNTFITRPYIDFKLKEQSAGWFNMLKTIWNKRDLLVVEGEKSRLGVGNDLFDNAASIRRILSPPLNAFEKYDLILEEVSKQDKGVLVLLALGPTATVLAYDLHKIGYQAIDIGHVDIEYEWFRMGARRKVSVPSKYVNEALTGREIGMTTEESYFSQIICKI
- a CDS encoding glycosyltransferase family protein, with product MTKVLFLSFSGFFDHSGISKKKLAQVKGLKECGCEVVNCYYTVNRDGSRMWMVDNKVLANLGTGIVAKIRKRIDYRPLIRYIREQRVGLVYMRSEHNASPFLIRFVKQLNLLGVKIVMEVPTYPYDQEYITFRSKCSLLIDRLFRRRLAKGLSAIVTFSNEETIFGQRTISVSNGVDFQSLPLNRRHPTAGELHLIGVAEIHFWHGFDRVVAGLADYYRKSANGCKVYFHIVGEFSGQRERDEILPLIEKYHLEEYVLLYGSLFGGELDKVFAKADIAVGSLGRHRSNITHIKTLKNREYAVRGIPFLYSEIDEDFEGKPYILKIPADESPLDIGRVIEFYSGLTIQPEQIRESVQSLSWKNQMGKILDAIF
- a CDS encoding lipopolysaccharide biosynthesis protein, translating into MEIRKTLFSGVLYTGISKYIGVLISLLIVAILSRLLSPDDFGIVAVATVLLTFFGLITDLGIAPAVIQNRELTKQDYDNLFSFTFWIALIVAFLFFILAGSIAAYYNARQLVIICRILTLSIFFNTINIVPNALLYKEKEFKFIAKRMILVQIITGGLAVAAALGGGGIFALLINPVLSAILMFIITIRRFPLQVKLTTGVQSLKGIFSYSIYQFLFNVINYFSRNLDKLLIGRFMGMGQLGYYEKSYRLMMLPLQNITHVITPVLHPVLADFQNDMNYLDRSYRKIVRLMAFIALPLSLFLFFSAKELILIVFGNQWEPSVPVFRILSLSVGIQIILSTSGSIFQAAGDTRSLFICGLFSAVTTVSGILAGIFLFRSLEAVAWCIVVTFTINFFQAYLQMYRKTFRLPIGPFFGVLLSPLLLSALIFALFSLKERLLQIDHLLLSLAVNLLLLLFSSAAYLQLCGEYNLLNGIKQLLQRR
- a CDS encoding glycosyltransferase family 2 protein, with protein sequence MDQDREIDRPKVSVIMPVYNTAEFVGEALGSILNQSLKEIEIIVIDDGSTDDSVAVIRRLAASDERIHLHLQGNCGLSRSRNRGVEIANGEYLYFMDSDDLLEPDALGLCYRLASDRQLDFLFFDAVSFSSEGLETDETIYRRTYLFDELVTYTGVELVNRMVDYNLYRASVCLNFIDAGFLKRNSILFFPDIIHEDELFTARLYLSATRVACLKRDLYRRRIRSGSITTTRFSERNIEGYLTVVRELKQIYDENRELRATAERIISYVLNPAIYNSKGLLLRQRVDILIYCSRHRLLTYLKTRSIAVMLFPWLITIEKLFKRQ
- a CDS encoding acyltransferase, giving the protein MSRIKEIIMENPRLKRIVLDMMIHPVKIRPRFWLRLFQFLYIKRGKGAVICRSVRCDIVPFRKFQIGRNTVVEDFTVVNNAVGDIIIGDNTRVGIGNTLIGPAKIGNNVIIAQHVVIAALNHVYMDVTTEIVNQGVTTAGIVIGNDVWIGANSTILAGVHIGEHVVIGAGSVVTKDIPSYCVAAGNPAQVVKRYDQRKEQWIRIER